ACAATATTGCACATTTAATTGCTATTAGTGGATATCATTTGGGCTTGTTATTTAGTTTTTGCTTTTTGATTTTTGCTCCTTTATATGCTTTTTTTCATAAACGATATTTTCCTTATAGAAGTTTGAAACTTGATATTAGTATTTTTGCTTTCTCACTTTTAATTTTTTATATATTTTTAATAGACTTTAGCCCTTCTTATACAAGAGCTTTACTGATGAGTCTTTTTGCTTTTTATTTATTTAGTAAAAATATTAAAATATTCAGTTTTAAATTTTTATTTTTAAGTATAACATTTTGCATTAGTATTTTTCCAAAATTTCTTTTTAGCGTTGGGTTTTTATTTTCTATTTTAGGAGTTTTTTATATTTATTTATATCTTCATCATTTTAAAGATCAATTTTCAAATTTTACTCATGTTTTTTTGCTAAATATCTGGACTTTTTTAGCAATGATTATCCCTGTATTATACTTTTTTCCTCTACTTAGCTTTCAACAATTTTTGGCCATACCTTTAAGTTTAGCCTTTATAATATTTTATCCTTTGGTTTTGATCTTGCATATTTTTTCTTATGGAAATTTATTAGATTTATATTTAATGCACTTTTTTGAGTTTAAAATGCATGCGATTAATCTATCAATACCTTTTGTGTTTTATTTTATTTATTTAATTTTATCTTTAATCGCTATATTTAATAAATACTTAGCTCTTTTTGTAGTTTCTCTTGGGCTTATTCCCTTTATTTTCTTGATTTAAAAGCAAATAAGCCTTTAATCCTAAAAGATAAATAATCCAAGAAATATAAATCCACAAAAAGAAAAATAATATTACAGAAAAAGAACCATATACATTTAAATAAGTTTTATTATACACAGCATAATATACAAAAATCATCTTAGAAATATACCAAATTACAGAAGCACCAAAAGAACTAATAAGTAAAGTTTTTAAATCACCTTTTTTGCTTACTGAACTTGAATAAGAGACAAAAAATAAAGCCCATATAATCACATAGGGTAAAATCTCGAAAAAATTTAAAGCAATATTAAAATCATCTAAGGTTTTTTGTATAAAACCTGAAATATAAAAACTCACCCCAAGTCCAAGCGGAGTTAAAGTTGCTAAAGTCCAATAAGAACTTATACTGTGCCAAAGACTTTTAGAATCTTCTTCTAAAAGCTTATTAATCACATAATCATAACCTGAAAAAAAAGCCAAAGAAGTCAAAGCCATAGCCAAAAGTCCTATAAGTCCTAAATTTACGCTGTTTTTTAAAAATGTATTGATGTATTGTATGATTAATTCTTGTTGAGTTGGGATTAAAAAAGTAAAAATTAAATTTTTAATTCTTTCTTGATATATTTCAAAACTTGGAATTTGGGTAAAAACCCAAAAACACAAAAACAAAAGTGGTATTAAAGATAAGATAGTATAAAAACTCAAAGCCGCAGCATAATTTAAAATTTCTTTATCTCTTAAAGCTAAAAGAATTTTAAATAAGTTTTTAAAATTCATCAAAGTCCCATTTTGAAAGGATTGAGTATATTATTTGGATCAAATGCTTTTTTAATATTTCTCATTAAGTCCATTTCAGCTTCACTAAAAGCAAGCTTCATAAAAGGAGCTTTTGAAATGCCTATACCATGCTCTCCACTTAAAGTCCCACCTAAAGAGACTGTAAGCTTAAACACCTCTTCTACAGCTTCATAACCTTTTTTAACTAATTCAGGATTGTTTTTATCACTTACCATTACATTAGTATGTACATTCCCATCGCCAGTATGACCAAAACAAGGGATTTTAAAACCATATTTTTTAGAAATTTCAGCTATGCCTTTTAAAAGCTCAGGTAGTTTTGAACGCGGTACTGTAATATCTTCATTAAGCTTTAAATTTCCATACATTGCTATACTTTGAGAGCAATTTCTTCTAGCAAACCAAATATCAGCTGCTTCTTGTTCATCTTTTGCTATTTTAAACTCTCTTACACCAGATTCATAAAAACTTTCTTGCAAGATTTTTAAATCCGCCTCCAAAGCCTCTTCTACATTACCATCTACATCAGCGATTAAAATCGCACCCGCATCCATAGGTAAGCCTTTTTGGAATTTTTGCTCTAATGCTTGTATGCTTAATTGATCTAAAAATTCCATAGATACAGGAGTTACACCTTTAGCTAAAGTTTTATAAACTGCATTCATCGCTTCATCAATGCTGTTAAAAATCCCCATAGCTGTCTTTTTAAACTTTGGCAAAGCTACTAGTTTTAGAGTAATCTCGCTAAGCACAGCCAAAGACCCTTCACTTGCTATTAAAATTCCAGCTAGATTATAGCCTGCCACATCTTTTATGGTTTTTTTACCTGCTCTAATGATTTCTCCATTAGGTAAAACTGCTCTTAAAGCCATTACATAATCTTTAGTTATACCATACTTAGCAGCCCTCATACCCCCTGCATTTTCGCTTACATTTCCTCCCAAAGAAGAATACTCCATGCTAGCAGGATCAGGTGGATAAAATAAACCATATTCTTTTGCTTTTTCTTGTAAAGCCATATTTATCACACCAGGTTGTACTACTGCGACTAAATTTTCAAGATCAATTTCTAAAATTTTATTCATATGTTTTTCAAAGCTTAGCACTACTCCGCCATTAACGGCTAAGCTTCCACCAGTAAATCCACTACCTGATCCCCTAGGAATAACGATGATTTTATTTTCATTGCAATATTTTAAAATTTGACTAATATCATTTTCATCTCTTGGGAAAAGCACTCCATCAGGCAAATAATGCTTTTTAGTAGCATCATAGCTATACGCTCTTTTATGGATAGGATCAAAATGTGCATTTTCAACCCCTAAAAGATCTTGAAAGAATTTTTGATGAATTTCTTGCATTATTTTTCTCTAGTTAAGCTAATTAGTTTTTCATAATATACATAATAATTTCCAATGGCCTCATCATTTAAGCTAAAAATATCACTTTTATAACCTGTGATTCTTGAATAAAATGGAATTTGTAAACTTTGAGCTTGCGGTATGTTAAATTCTTCAATCTTGCCAAAGTCTTGACAATCAACTATCTCAGCTTTATTTTCTAAAGCTACTACTAAAAGCCCCACAGCATTTTTTGAACAAAAAGATCTAAAGTCAGATCTTCTTGGAGTTTGGCGGTATTCTTGTATCATATGAGCACCAAATAAATCAGGATGTAAAAAATAAATTCCATTTAATTTTTGAGCTATAAAATCATACACACTTTTATCAGGAGCTATAATCAAAGCTCTATCATATAAATAATTTAAAACTATTTTATCGCCTACTTGTGGCAATACATTTGGTAAAGGCATAGCATCTTGAGCTAACATATCAAAAACTTTAAATTGCAATTTAACTAAGCCATTTTCACGCCCTATCACACTAACTCTTGCAATGATAGATTTTTGTGTATCAATTTCATGTACAACTATACCACTTGAGTACAATAAAATTCTAGGATCATCTTTTATATAACCATAAATATCATCTACTTGTTCAAGTTTTGTTTGTATTAAATCAAAATTTTTTGCTTGTAAAAATGCTAAAAAACAACAAAGCATTAAGATAATTCTTGGCAATTTATACTCCTTAAAAAGTGTAAAAATAAATTATATTGTTTTTTCCTTACAAAATTGTAAGAAAAATTAAGTAAAATACAAATTTATGTTTAAATTTTAGAAGGCTTTAGGTTGTCATGAAAAAAATTTTCATATCTTTACTTATATCCATAAAACTTTTTGCTATCTCAAGTGTTGAAGAACTTTCTTGGGAAAATGGCAAAACTTTACTTGATTTTTTACAAGATCATTCTATACCACTTAATTTATATTATAATCTTGATGGAGAAGATAAAGAACTAAGCGCAGAAATCACAAGTGGTGTTAAATACCAAATGCTAAAAGATGAGCAAGGTGAACTTGAGCAAGTCTTAATCCCAATTAGTGATGATTTACAAATTCATATTTACAAAAATATAGAAAATAAATTTGTATTGAGTTTTACTCCTATTTCTTACACTAAAGAAAAACGAACTATTCGCGTAGCTATCAACAACTCAGCTTATCAAGATGTTTATGATGAAAGTGGTAGTGTAACCTTAGCAAGAGCCATGGTAAGAGCTTTTAAAAATAGTGTTAACTTTAAAAATGTCAGAAAGGGCGATAGCGTAGTATTAATTTATGAGCAAAAAAGAAGACTAGGGAGACTTTTTGGTGATATTAATATCCAAGCAGCTTTAGCTAATATTAGAGGTAAAGAATATTCTGTGTTTTTATATAAAGATTCTTATTATAATGCTCAAGGAAAAGAACTTGAAAATTTCTTTTTAACTAAACCTGTTAAATATACAAGGATTTCAGATCGTTTTACTAGAGCAAGATATCATCCTATATTAAAACGTTATAGAGCTCACTTAGGTATTGACTATGCCGCTCCAACGGGTACTCCGGTTAAGAGCGCAGGAGATGGAACAATTAGTTTTGTTGGAACAAAAGGTGGTTATGGTAAGGTTGTACAAGTAAAACACGTATCAGGCTATATGACTTTATATGCTCATCTTAGCCGTTTTGCAAAAATCAAACGTGGTCAAAAAGTTAAACAAGGCCAAGTAATTGCTTATGTAGGCTCTACTGGTATGAGTACTGGACCACATTTGCATTTTGGACTTTATCTAAATAATAAAGCAATTAATCCTGAAACCATAGTGAAAATTCCAAAATCAAGCCTAAGTGGCAGAAATAAAGAAGAATTTTTAAAAATGGCAAAAGAGTATGAAAACCGCTTACAAAGCATTGATGAAAACTATAAAAATCCACCAAAAGAACAAAACATAGAAAATTCTATGGAGCTTTGAGATGATGAATGATTTTTTAGAAGCACAAGAACTTTTAAAAAATATTTCCAAAGATCAAAGCACCTATGAAACCAATGAAGCCCTAAAGACTATCAAAAGATACAACGAAGAGCTTTATTTGCAAACTCTTAAATCTTTTGATACTTACACACTTGCAAATGTGGCTACTATAACACCTGAACATATATTAGAAGATATTTTAGAACACTTAAGTATTACAAAGATTGCAAAAGCAGTAGAAGAGCTTGAAAGTGATGATGCAACAGACTTAATTAAGCGTTTTGAAGAGCTAAATCCACAAAAAACTTTAGCTATTTTAAACCGCTTAAGTTCCGAAGATAAAGAAGAAATTTTACGCCTTAAAAATTATGATGAAAATACTGCTGGTGCTTATATGCAAACAGAAATTTTCACAGCTTCTATTGATGAGAGTATAGAAAAGGCTATTAAAAGATATAGAATTTTAAAGCATTCAGGACAAGTAGATCAAATTTTTCAAGTTTACATCATAAATAATCAAGGGAAGCTTTGCAATGCTATCAACTTAAGCGATCTTTTGCTTTGGGATTTTAAACTAAGTTTTGCAGATATTATTAAAAACAACAATGAAAGATATAAAAGCTATAGCATAAAAGATCATGAAGATATACAAAAGGCTATTGATATAGTAGAAGATTATGATTTGAGTGTTTTAGCGGTTGTAAATGACGATGGAGTACTTTTGGGTAGAATTACTTATGATGATATTCATGATTTAATCCAAGAAAATGCAACAGAGCAAATTTATAACCTAGCTGGAGTTGATGCAGATGTTGAAGAAGAAAGTGCTTTTAAAGCGGCTAAAGCTAGAGCTTTTTGGCTTATGATTAATCTTACCACTTCATTAATCTCAGCTAATATCATCAGTCTTTTTTCAGGTGAAATAGAACAACTTGTAGCTCTAGCAGTACTTATGCCTATTGTAGCTTCCATGGGAGGTAACACAGGTTCACAAGCTTTAGCAGTAACAGTTAGAAAGCTCTCGCTCAATGAAGTAGAATTTAAAGATGCTAAAAAAGTTATATTAAGAGAGAGCGGAATTTCTTTACTCAATGGGTTTATATTTGCTAGTATTATGAGCATTATAGCTTTCATATGGTTTAAAACAGCTCTTTTGGGGCTTGTTATAGCCTTATCAATGCTAATTAATCTAGCCTTAGCTGGTTTTGTAGGCTCTTTTGTGCCATTAACTTTAAAAAAATTTAAAATCGATCCTGCAGTAGGATCAAGTGTAGTAATTACTGCAATCACAGATGGTTTAGGATTTTTTAGCTTCTTACTTTTAGCAAAAATGATTTTATTATAAAAAAGGGAAATTATGGCAAGCATTACATACAAAGGTCAAAATATAGAACTTGCAGGAATTGAACTAGAAGTTGGTGATAATGCTCCAAAGGTAGTTCTAAAAACCAAAAATCTTGCTCCAGTAGAAATAGCACCACCTGGGAAAACTCAAATTTTATTAACTCTACCTAGCTTGGATACACCAGTATGTTCAAAACAAGCCAAAGAAACCAACAAAAGACTAGCTTCTATGAAAAATATTGAAGTTATTATTATTAGTATGGATTTACCTTTTGCTATGGATCGCTTTTGTGCTACTGAAGGGATTGGTAATATTATAACCGCAAGTGATTTTGCTTTTAAAGATTTTGGCATAAACTATGGGGTGTTAATAAATGATAGTATATTTGCAGGATTATTAGCAAGAGCAGCCTTTGTAGTCAAAGATGGAAAAATAGCGTATAAGCAACTTGTGAAAGAGTTAATGGGAAAAATTGATTTTAAAGATTTAGAACTTTTTATGCATAGAAATTATGGTTACCCTTTGAATTAACCTTCAAAGTTTGTAACCACAAAATCTTCTTTTGGAGCTTCAATAAAGCACGATTTTTCTTTCAAGAAAAGCAAATCCACATGCCCTACAGGACCATTTCTATTTTTACCTATAATGAGTTCAGCCTTTTCTTGCACAGGATTTGGCATAAATTTTCTCTCATAAGTCTTGCCTTCATTTTTAGCTTTATTTTCTCTTTCTTTTTCTTCTTGTTCTCTATAAACCTCATCTCTATATACAAATAAAATAGTATCTGCATCTTGCTCTATAGCACCACTCTCTCTTAAATCGCTAAGCATAGGACGTTTATTTGCTCTACTTTCTAATGAACGATTTAATTGCGAAAGTGCCACCACTGGCATATTTAATTCTCTTGCTAAAAGCTTTAAACCTCTTGAAATTTCACTCACTTGCAAATGCCTATCATTAAAAGCTGAGTTACTCATCATAAGACCGATATAATCTACCACACAAAGCTCAATACTTTCATCTTGGGCTTTAATTTTGCGTAAAATCGAACGAATATCAGCTATACTAGCATAACCGCTATCATAAATATAAAGATTTTTTTGCGCATATTCATTGCAAGCATCACCCACCCTACTCCACTCATCATCGTTTAAATCTGCGATTAGAATTTTTTGCAAAGGAATGGAGGTTTTTGCACTGATTAATCTTTGCATGATTTGTGTAGCAGGCATTTCTAGTGAAAACATTACAACACCTTTATTTTGTCTTAGTGTTTTTTCTATAAAATTTAAACAAATTGTAGTTTTTCCCATACCTGGGCGTGCAGCGATGATTACAAGATCACCAGGCTTAAAACCCTTTGTCATTTTATTAAGCTCGCTAAAACCTGTATCAAGTCCTAAAATGTCTTTGTTTTCAGCTTCTTTTTGCTTTTTAAACTCATCCATAAGCTCAGACATAACCATAGTCATATCTTTAATACTATTACTATTTACACGGTTGGTAAGATTAAAAATCTCTTTGCCTATTTCATCTGAAATTTGAGAAATGCTTTTATCTTCATTAACCCTTGTAGGTATAGTATAAGCAAAATTTAAAAGTTGTCGTCTAATGGACTTTTCTCTTAGTTCATAAGCATATTTACTCGCATCTGCTATGGAAGTAGTAGCTAAAACTTCAGCTAAAATTTGCTCGTCTATTTTTTTATGTTTTCTAATAAAACTTGCACTTATTGGCTCACCTGCATTCACGCAAGCTAAAATCGCTTTATAAATATCTTGATGAGCTTTGAGCGAAAAATCATTAATCTCAATATCTGAAGAAATACTAAAAAAAGAATCTTCACTATAAATACAAGAGCTTAAAATCGCTCTTTCAAGATCTAAATCAAAATGCTCATTATTTTGACTCATACATACTCCAAATTATAAATTTGCAAATAAATCAGTTGATAAATACCGTTCGGCTGTATCATTTAGCATAGTTAAAACTTTCTTATCAGGATTTTCTAAGGCAATTTTTCTAGCCATAAAAACATTTGCGCCACTTGAAATTCCTGCCATTATACCATTTTTACCAAGTTCTAAAGCTGTATTTATAGCATCTTCATTGCTTACACAAACTATCTCATCTATGATTTTTTGATTTAAAATTTTAGGGATAAAATTTGCACCTATACCTTGAATTTTATGGCTTGCAGCGGTATTTTGGCTCAAAAGCGGCGAAGCTGCGGGTTCTAAAGCTATGATTTTGATATTAGGATTATGTTCTTTTAAAATTTCTCCTACCCCGCTAATAGTCCCACCTGTACCAAAACCTGCTAAAAAAATATCAAGATCAGGTAAAGCTTTTAAAATTTCTAAAGCAGTATTTTTTCTATGTGCATTTTTGTTGTTGATATTTTCAAATTGACTTATCATAAACGAATTTGGAATTTCACTCAAAAGTTCATTAGCTCTATCAAGTGCTCCTTGCATACCTTTACTTGCTTGAGTAAGCTCTAGCTTTGCACCAAAAAAACTCATCATTTTTCTACGCTCAATACTCATAGACTCAGGCATAGCTATGATAAGTTTAAGTTTTAAGCTTGCACAAATCATTGCTAAAGCTATGCCAGTATTTCCACTTGTAGCTTCTATAATGGTTGTTTCTTGATTAATCTTACCTTCATTTAAAGCCTGTTTTATCATCTCTACAGCCGCTCTATCTTTTATAGAATGACTTGGATTAAAATACTCACATTTAGCATAAAGATTTGGAGCAAATTCTTTTAAAGAAATAATCGGGGTATTACCTATACAATCTAAGATATTATTATAAA
This genomic stretch from Campylobacter lari subsp. concheus harbors:
- a CDS encoding ComEC/Rec2 family competence protein; the protein is MRLKFSIKETYREFFILFLCFLAIFSLNLIYEYKKYQNFKLTKHLLLKDNIILSSYEKTNKKGKKYQVLKLKNSDFIFYTTSFKDLNLSKNDMINLRIITKNINFKDYLSKSFYAPSYDFNKTKTQKENTLIRYFLNQHHNEKIKEFYGALFFAKNVSSELRNDVNFYNIAHLIAISGYHLGLLFSFCFLIFAPLYAFFHKRYFPYRSLKLDISIFAFSLLIFYIFLIDFSPSYTRALLMSLFAFYLFSKNIKIFSFKFLFLSITFCISIFPKFLFSVGFLFSILGVFYIYLYLHHFKDQFSNFTHVFLLNIWTFLAMIIPVLYFFPLLSFQQFLAIPLSLAFIIFYPLVLILHIFSYGNLLDLYLMHFFEFKMHAINLSIPFVFYFIYLILSLIAIFNKYLALFVVSLGLIPFIFLI
- the tpx gene encoding thiol peroxidase, producing the protein MASITYKGQNIELAGIELEVGDNAPKVVLKTKNLAPVEIAPPGKTQILLTLPSLDTPVCSKQAKETNKRLASMKNIEVIIISMDLPFAMDRFCATEGIGNIITASDFAFKDFGINYGVLINDSIFAGLLARAAFVVKDGKIAYKQLVKELMGKIDFKDLELFMHRNYGYPLN
- a CDS encoding peptidoglycan DD-metalloendopeptidase family protein; this encodes MKKIFISLLISIKLFAISSVEELSWENGKTLLDFLQDHSIPLNLYYNLDGEDKELSAEITSGVKYQMLKDEQGELEQVLIPISDDLQIHIYKNIENKFVLSFTPISYTKEKRTIRVAINNSAYQDVYDESGSVTLARAMVRAFKNSVNFKNVRKGDSVVLIYEQKRRLGRLFGDINIQAALANIRGKEYSVFLYKDSYYNAQGKELENFFLTKPVKYTRISDRFTRARYHPILKRYRAHLGIDYAAPTGTPVKSAGDGTISFVGTKGGYGKVVQVKHVSGYMTLYAHLSRFAKIKRGQKVKQGQVIAYVGSTGMSTGPHLHFGLYLNNKAINPETIVKIPKSSLSGRNKEEFLKMAKEYENRLQSIDENYKNPPKEQNIENSMEL
- a CDS encoding replicative DNA helicase, with amino-acid sequence MSQNNEHFDLDLERAILSSCIYSEDSFFSISSDIEINDFSLKAHQDIYKAILACVNAGEPISASFIRKHKKIDEQILAEVLATTSIADASKYAYELREKSIRRQLLNFAYTIPTRVNEDKSISQISDEIGKEIFNLTNRVNSNSIKDMTMVMSELMDEFKKQKEAENKDILGLDTGFSELNKMTKGFKPGDLVIIAARPGMGKTTICLNFIEKTLRQNKGVVMFSLEMPATQIMQRLISAKTSIPLQKILIADLNDDEWSRVGDACNEYAQKNLYIYDSGYASIADIRSILRKIKAQDESIELCVVDYIGLMMSNSAFNDRHLQVSEISRGLKLLARELNMPVVALSQLNRSLESRANKRPMLSDLRESGAIEQDADTILFVYRDEVYREQEEKERENKAKNEGKTYERKFMPNPVQEKAELIIGKNRNGPVGHVDLLFLKEKSCFIEAPKEDFVVTNFEG
- the cysK gene encoding cysteine synthase A → MSVYNNILDCIGNTPIISLKEFAPNLYAKCEYFNPSHSIKDRAAVEMIKQALNEGKINQETTIIEATSGNTGIALAMICASLKLKLIIAMPESMSIERRKMMSFFGAKLELTQASKGMQGALDRANELLSEIPNSFMISQFENINNKNAHRKNTALEILKALPDLDIFLAGFGTGGTISGVGEILKEHNPNIKIIALEPAASPLLSQNTAASHKIQGIGANFIPKILNQKIIDEIVCVSNEDAINTALELGKNGIMAGISSGANVFMARKIALENPDKKVLTMLNDTAERYLSTDLFANL
- a CDS encoding FAD-linked oxidase C-terminal domain-containing protein, whose product is MQEIHQKFFQDLLGVENAHFDPIHKRAYSYDATKKHYLPDGVLFPRDENDISQILKYCNENKIIVIPRGSGSGFTGGSLAVNGGVVLSFEKHMNKILEIDLENLVAVVQPGVINMALQEKAKEYGLFYPPDPASMEYSSLGGNVSENAGGMRAAKYGITKDYVMALRAVLPNGEIIRAGKKTIKDVAGYNLAGILIASEGSLAVLSEITLKLVALPKFKKTAMGIFNSIDEAMNAVYKTLAKGVTPVSMEFLDQLSIQALEQKFQKGLPMDAGAILIADVDGNVEEALEADLKILQESFYESGVREFKIAKDEQEAADIWFARRNCSQSIAMYGNLKLNEDITVPRSKLPELLKGIAEISKKYGFKIPCFGHTGDGNVHTNVMVSDKNNPELVKKGYEAVEEVFKLTVSLGGTLSGEHGIGISKAPFMKLAFSEAEMDLMRNIKKAFDPNNILNPFKMGL
- a CDS encoding plasminogen-binding N-terminal domain-containing protein, translated to MILMLCCFLAFLQAKNFDLIQTKLEQVDDIYGYIKDDPRILLYSSGIVVHEIDTQKSIIARVSVIGRENGLVKLQFKVFDMLAQDAMPLPNVLPQVGDKIVLNYLYDRALIIAPDKSVYDFIAQKLNGIYFLHPDLFGAHMIQEYRQTPRRSDFRSFCSKNAVGLLVVALENKAEIVDCQDFGKIEEFNIPQAQSLQIPFYSRITGYKSDIFSLNDEAIGNYYVYYEKLISLTREK
- the mgtE gene encoding magnesium transporter, which produces MMNDFLEAQELLKNISKDQSTYETNEALKTIKRYNEELYLQTLKSFDTYTLANVATITPEHILEDILEHLSITKIAKAVEELESDDATDLIKRFEELNPQKTLAILNRLSSEDKEEILRLKNYDENTAGAYMQTEIFTASIDESIEKAIKRYRILKHSGQVDQIFQVYIINNQGKLCNAINLSDLLLWDFKLSFADIIKNNNERYKSYSIKDHEDIQKAIDIVEDYDLSVLAVVNDDGVLLGRITYDDIHDLIQENATEQIYNLAGVDADVEEESAFKAAKARAFWLMINLTTSLISANIISLFSGEIEQLVALAVLMPIVASMGGNTGSQALAVTVRKLSLNEVEFKDAKKVILRESGISLLNGFIFASIMSIIAFIWFKTALLGLVIALSMLINLALAGFVGSFVPLTLKKFKIDPAVGSSVVITAITDGLGFFSFLLLAKMILL
- a CDS encoding ribonuclease BN encodes the protein MNFKNLFKILLALRDKEILNYAAALSFYTILSLIPLLFLCFWVFTQIPSFEIYQERIKNLIFTFLIPTQQELIIQYINTFLKNSVNLGLIGLLAMALTSLAFFSGYDYVINKLLEEDSKSLWHSISSYWTLATLTPLGLGVSFYISGFIQKTLDDFNIALNFFEILPYVIIWALFFVSYSSSVSKKGDLKTLLISSFGASVIWYISKMIFVYYAVYNKTYLNVYGSFSVILFFFLWIYISWIIYLLGLKAYLLLNQENKGNKPKRNYKKS